The DNA window CCTCCGCCAGACGTTGTCTGCGTAGACCTGGACACCAACAAGATCTACTTGTGCGTCGGTGGCGACTTGCTCGAGTGGCTTTCTCCCACGAGCGCACGCTGTAAAGCTGTTCCCTGTGACGTACAGGTCTGACGAGAAGAAGCACAATAACTGGAAGAACCTCCCGAAGAAGCCCTGCAAGAGCTTGGTCAACTCCCTGAGCAATTTGCACCAGCAGCTGGCCACAGGTACAAAGAATAGTCGGAAACATGCTGGATTCCTACAAATGTACTGTTTTACAGTTGAATTGGGTTTCGGTCGAAGAAAAGACAAAACGGAACAAAATTCAATCGTTCGCCCATCTCAGTTTCAGTCCGTCAAAGTGCGTCGACGGACTCCGCGGTGGACATGACGCCCATTGAGGCCGACTTCACTTGGCACAAGAAGAGGACCGGCCTGGAGATGGAGATCCAGGAGGCCTTCCTGCGCTTCATGGCCTCCATTCTGAAAGGCTACCGCTACTACCTGAAACCCATCACCCAGGCACCGTCCGAGAAGGCCACGGCTGCCGACTCCCTGTACGATCTGCAAGGTAACTCGCTTCCCGACAAGCAGTGGTAatacgccatagatgggctaacagtGGCATCTGCATTGTGCTATTAACGACAGGTAGAGCAACACGTGTAgacagataataataatacaatacctgcaggcatattttctttatcctttgcaacaacaaaaaaagaccgATATTACttcagcttactgaggagttgtaACCTTCTCCTCAGTCTCCATCTATGTCCGTATTGTACTGCCCCATTTATATTaacattcatttgtattttggttttatatattattactaaaaaacactttacaaagagtgccctgcgattggctggcaaccagttcggggtgtaccccgcctcctgcccgatgacagctgggataggctccagcacgcccgcgacccgcgtgaggagaagcggctcagaagatggatggatggatggacgttacattgatgtttgttgtttgtcttaCTAGCTGAGCAGAAAATCATCCCGGTTTTCATTCGTCCCTGCAGGTTTCCTCAAAAGCAGAGACCGCGCTCACCACAAGTTCTACTCGCAGCTGACCAAGACCCAAATATTCATCCGCTTCATCGAGGAATGCACTTTTGTCAGCGACAAGGACACCGGCTTGGCCTTTTTCGACGACTGTGTCGAGAAGGTGACTGTGAGACCCTCATCAGTTTGTTTCTTCCttctttttcccctttttttctgaCCTGACCTTCCACACACAAGCTTCATTTGAACTGCAAAATGGACATTACTGCAGTCCGCTGGGCGAGTTTTCTCTGATCCATTCGGTTGCTTTTGCTCTCTTTCTACCTCTTGCAGCTCTTTCCCTCGTATAAAATCACCGACAAGGGCGGCAAGGTAATAGCCTTTACTGGAATCAAATCGCTTTTTGCGATTTCTGCTTCGCTTGTCCTAATCGCCAACCACaacgaatgttttttttttttttttttttttaagctggaGCAACATTCATGGTGTTGGCGCTCACTCTCGCCTTTGGATCGTTTGTGCAGGTCGAAGGGGAATCGTCGGAGGACACCAGACTGTTGGAGTTGGACGAGTCGCAAAAGAGCGAGCACACCGTCTTCGTGATGCCTCCCGAGCCTCCGGCTGAGGACGGGCACGAGCCGCACCCCAGATACACGTGAGCCATCCTCTGGAATTGCGCTCATTGAAACGCTTATGTTTCGAGAATATCTGTAGCTTCCTAATGAAAGGAATATTCGGCTTGACGCTCGTCATTCCCTCATCATCCGCAACTTTGTCAGCAAAACGAAAACACCTCAGGCTCCTCTTGGTGTTGTTTACAGTGTACTTAATGAAATGAGACAAACTTTATTccaggataaagaaaataaagaatgaGGTGAAtcgagtaaaacaaaaaaagagagtgcgagagagagCGAAAAAGAGGTGCAAAAACTTTGTGCTTGCCTGACCGCATTGCTCGCAGGTTACTACAGCACACAGATTCTTCCGCCTTTATGACACTTAAATAGTTAAAACCACAACAGCAAACGTGTTGAACCGAACTATTTTCCCTCCCGATTGTCTCCGTGTGACGTTGAAAGTCGAGGCGACGAGTGCACGGCTCCCCTCAAGAAGAGGCGGACTTCCACGTAGCCGACACATCTCGGACACTTAGAGCGAGTTCGTAGATTtgctctcaagctattttcaacactttatctTGGTTAATAATTGttataacataaaaataaacaacagaccACGTGGGGACTGAGCATTAGTATCGattagagggaaaaaaatgaaattgaccatatttagACAGACAGTGACGATTTCTGTAAAAATAATGTGAATAGCTCCCTTTTCAGAATAACACGCAAATCACTATTGATCCAGATATGAATGAGCCTAAATTATATTTAGGCTCCTGCACAATCTTTTTCCTTCTCCAGGTACAAAGGTTTCCCCCGACTGAAGATGGAGCTATTTGACCGCCCTAAGGAGTTACGGCCCGCCATCAGCAGCCGAGCAGCGGGCGCCAGTCTTGCCAGCAGTCCCGCGCTACTGGCAAAGCGGACCAAGCAGGTGTAGTCGACGTTCCCGCTCCcgctcctcatcctcatcctctcccgtccgtccgtccgtccttcTTACTCAAAGCGCGCGCGTGTGCTCAAAACCCCGGCAGGAGATCAAACTGGCGTACAAATTGGCGAAGCGCTTCTACGCCGACCCTCAGCTGTGGGCCCGCTGTCTTTTCAGTCACTGCTACAGCTTGTGGTTCATCTGCCTGCCGGCCGCCGTACAGCTGGCCGAGTCCAAAAGCCGCGCCATGCAGCAGGCCTACAATGTCCTCTTGAAGATGAGGACCACCGAGGTGGAGGTGTTAGATGAGGTTTGTATCGGctaaatgaggcttcaaactTACTAAAGCTATTGCTCATCCCTTCCTTAGCTTTGGGTCACTTAAAAGCTCTGATAAGATTGGGACATGtcacataaatataaaaacccTGCATCAAGAGTgtttcaaaaaatacattttagatatatatttatcaAAAAGTCTCCTCTTGCTGAATGTTGACTTTCAATTCCTAATGTAATGCAATATTATTGTAAACTTTTTATCCCAacaaaatgcatctttgttcttggcaatacttttttcttgaaaaaaaaaacgacattatCCTCATAACgttacaacttttttgtttttttttaaaccaacagAATTTATGCCCTTGCCATTTAGGGTTACATGTTTAATTTAATTGGGATTATGAggaggtccttggaaaaatgtcttggGTCTCTGGagcaaaaggtttgagaactcGCGGCCTAAATTTGAGGGCGAATGTCTTTCTTCGTACCTGTGTGGCTCTCAGGTGTGTTACAGAGTGGTTATGCAGCTCTGCGGCGTTTGGGGTCTTCCCGTTATGGCCGTTCGAGTGCTGGTTGAGATGAAGAAAGCCGGCGTTCATCCCAACGCTATCACATACGGCTATTACAACAAGGTGGGCTCGCACGAGCACGCGGATACCGCGCAAAGATTCCGAAGGCTGAGCGTGCGCGCTTCCTCCGCAGGCAGCCTTGGAGAGCCcgtggcccagccagaaccgCAGCGGCCTTTTTATGTGGACCAAGCTTCGCAACGTGCTGCGCGGGGTCGCCCAGTTCAAGCAGAACCAGTCTTCATCCGGAAAGAAACGCACGGGTGGGTTCACAACACCGTCAGGTATTTTGTGTAATCGTGGCGTGATGGCGGTGCTATTACGAGGTGGGTTCAATTGAGAGAGTCCCCCTGAAGGTCCGTCACGGTTTAGCGCTGTTACTCCGATTTCCATCAGGAGGCACGTCGTCGGACCGCTTGAGTCACTGCAGCGCGGATAGCTCGGGGGACGTCGACGCGGAGGAACAACCGTTTGCTCGGAGCCGCCACGCGGGAGACGCCGAACGCGAGCACTGTCACGCAAGTAAAGAGCCCGTCCAAAAGCTGCCAATCACGCATCTCAGCCAGGGGCGGGAAGTAACAAAGGGCAAATCCTTCGTTACGTTACTAGTATGTTTTTGCGCCACCCGCAGGTAGCCAGTCCGATCAGGGCTACGGCTCCAAGGACGAGTTGCGTCAGGGGATGGCCGAAGCACCGCTCTCGGCTGACCTTCCCAATGAAAAGAGAAGGAAAGCCAGAACGCAGCAGATCGGTACTTGGAAGAATTAATTTTTTAGTCGATATTCAGGAAAGCTTACATTATTACAAAGAATTATTATGGTAGTATAGCTAGAGTGACCGGGGAAATCCgattcttccttgacaattgcgcCATGTTGTTTGCGGTTCAATGAAATGATATGCAGTGGCTCAAAATGTAGTTTCAGGTAAGAACACCAGGGGCAGCGTTTTTCTGTTTCAGAGAGGGTGCATGTGTTGGAAGGTTAATCGGCAGCCGCGCGGGTGTGAGTTGCCGACTGTAATTTGTCGCCGATCGTCCGGTTCAGCGTTGCGGCGGGCCGATATGAAATTCGCTATCTTCTCGTGGCGCACCTGACCATTTAGTGTGCTGCAGCGCATTTCTGGTGGAGAAGTTACAAAAGAGTAGTTTGTGTTGTGTTCTGTCTGGCGCGTTGATGGATGTGTATTTTAAAAGCAGGCGGTGATGTTACCGAATCAGTGGGGCGCGCCGCGGCAGGGGCAGAGCCTCCCTGTTCCGTCGACCCGCCGTCATCTGTCCCCAGTATCGTGAAATTGTCAGCAGGGAGTTTTGACGCCGGCACCGAATCAGGTGAGGGGGAAGACGAGGCCTTGATGTTGAACTAAGAGATGACGGCAACAGCAATAAATGTTCGCCAAATGTTCCGCAGTTAAAGGGAAGTTGTTCCGAAGGCACAGCAAGGCGGATGACGTGTCTCTTCCTGACGACGACGCCTCAACGGAAGCGGACTACGCGGCGGATCGGAAGCAGCGGAAGAAGCCCTTTGCCGAGCGCAGCAGAAGTTTCAGTGCCGAAACGCGGGCCGGAATGCTCTCGGAGAAAGGCGGGGTCGACATGGCCGGCCAGCTCGGCGCCGACGCCCGGATCCTGACCGCGGCGCTTTCCGCCGGACAGACGGCAAACAGCACAGGCGGTGCATCCAGAGCTCTTTTTCAGGACCTGGAGGAAGAACCTGAAGACATTCAAAGTCCGATTCTGGGGAAACTACCAGCGGAGGAAGAGAAGGGACTTGAGAAAGACGGGGGCGGGGGAACGCCGGAGAGGAAACGGAGCGAAACAAATGAGGACGAGTCTGGAGTGCGCGCCGTAAACCTGGAAAGGGCGGACGTGGAGGCGGGTGCGGATCCTCTTTCCCTCCTGGCGTCAGAGAGCCCGGAGTCGGCCTCCGCAAACGGCCGGGAGGCCGCCCGCTCCGCGCCCCCCGTGGTGTCCCGCAACCTGGCAGAGGAGATTGAAATGTACATGAGCCTGCGAAGCCCCCTGGGCGCCAAGTCCACCAGCATGGAGCTCAAGCAGACGCGGGGAGACTCCACCGACGGGCCGCGCTCCAAACCGTCTCTGGAACGCAGGTCCAGCCTCCCCGCGCCTCCGCCGCAAACTCCCACGGGCTCGCCGGCTGACACTCCCGAGCGCAGCCCCGCCGTCGTCACTCGCTCCAAGACGTTCAGCGCAAAGACCAAGCCGCCCGTCAGTAGGACGGCGAGTCCGGCCGTGAAATCGTCTGCGCTGTCGCCGCTTCTCAAGTCTTCCCAGGGCGGCTCGCTGGGCTCCGTCATCAACTCCATTTCGGCCATCAAGATGGACAACTTGTTGTCTGGGCCTAAAATTGATGTGCTCAAATCCGGAATGAAGCAAGCAGCCAACGTAGCCAGCAAAATGTGGGTGGCGGTGGCCACGGCTTACTCGTACTCGGACGACGAGGTGAGTGCCTTCAACCGAcatttttgggtccagggaccccttacTGGGGGgacatttttccaatgtaaCCCCTGGGGGTCCCCGGGCCCAGTTTGAGGACCACCGCTTCGAGGGAATCTCCCGGTTCTTTCTTCCTCGATCTAAATCTCTTCTTCTCCTGCAGGAAGAACAAGGTCAAAGCGGAGGAGGCTTCCCCGCCAGGCTGGACGAACACATGCTGAGCGGGCGCGACGGCGAGGACGGCGGCCCCGAGAGAGGCGCCGTCCCGGTCTCGGTGGCCAACGGTCTGAACCGGAGCTGCGCCAGCATcggcagcagcagcggcagcagcgACACGGGCCGAGGGACGCAGCACGCACGTAGGCCAAATTTGAGCTGCCTTAAACGCGTAAATGTCATGAAACTTCCCAAGAGAAGCcatttttgtgaaatatatgCAAAATATACCGTTTTGAAATGGCACCTTTTGGCTCTACTGTGGCCACTTATTGGCCAATTGAAACCCATGAAAAGTATATGTACAGTCTATATTTTTCAATGGATTTAATCATACAATTTGGGTGAAGTTTTAAGTTTTTCAGGATTTCTTAGTTTTCAAAAGAGGCGTTTAATGGCAATTTTGATTTGGAGAATTGGAGATGGGCGCTGCTGTTAATGGAAAAAGAATTCCATTTTATTTGAAGGAGTGGCTGGCCGTAGAAAGACT is part of the Phyllopteryx taeniolatus isolate TA_2022b chromosome 23, UOR_Ptae_1.2, whole genome shotgun sequence genome and encodes:
- the dennd4c gene encoding DENN domain-containing protein 4C isoform X1, giving the protein MIKDKGHRVTDYFVVAGLTDKSAAPERDLSEAKSSGPEAPITDLAVINRSAGEAVPEGFTCIDSTHGGQPANLNHGSLKSPELFLCYKRSRGKPPLIDVGVLYEGKERLIQGCEVIQATPYGRCANINNSSAASQRIFVTFRRAPPVQPQNSLAVTDICVIVTSKGETPPHTFCKVDKNLNCGMWGSSVFVCYKKSVSASNSITYKAGLLFRYPEEDYESFPLSESVPLFCLPMGAKIECWAPNTLSPLPVFSTFVLTSSSGEKVYGSAIQFYEPYPVELLSEKQKIHLGLLTTVEKKMIPNRPLNTNKCICLLSRWPFFESFRKFLMFLYKLSVSGPHPLPIEKHISHFMHNVSFPSPQRPRILVQLSAHDTLILSQPVSTPLPLSGADYGTLLMNLGSENCATLLHFVLLESKILLHSLRPAVLTGVAEAVVAMIFPFQWQCPYIPLCPLSLAGVLNAPCPFIVGVDSRYFDLYDPPPDVVCVDLDTNKIYLSDEKKHNNWKNLPKKPCKSLVNSLSNLHQQLATVSVRQSASTDSAVDMTPIEADFTWHKKRTGLEMEIQEAFLRFMASILKGYRYYLKPITQAPSEKATAADSLYDLQGFLKSRDRAHHKFYSQLTKTQIFIRFIEECTFVSDKDTGLAFFDDCVEKVTLFPSYKITDKGGKVEGESSEDTRLLELDESQKSEHTVFVMPPEPPAEDGHEPHPRYTYKGFPRLKMELFDRPKELRPAISSRAAGASLASSPALLAKRTKQEIKLAYKLAKRFYADPQLWARCLFSHCYSLWFICLPAAVQLAESKSRAMQQAYNVLLKMRTTEVEVLDEVCYRVVMQLCGVWGLPVMAVRVLVEMKKAGVHPNAITYGYYNKAALESPWPSQNRSGLFMWTKLRNVLRGVAQFKQNQSSSGKKRTGGTSSDRLSHCSADSSGDVDAEEQPFARSRHAGDAEREHCHASSQSDQGYGSKDELRQGMAEAPLSADLPNEKRRKARTQQIAGGDVTESVGRAAAGAEPPCSVDPPSSVPSIVKLSAGSFDAGTESVKGKLFRRHSKADDVSLPDDDASTEADYAADRKQRKKPFAERSRSFSAETRAGMLSEKGGVDMAGQLGADARILTAALSAGQTANSTGGASRALFQDLEEEPEDIQSPILGKLPAEEEKGLEKDGGGGTPERKRSETNEDESGVRAVNLERADVEAGADPLSLLASESPESASANGREAARSAPPVVSRNLAEEIEMYMSLRSPLGAKSTSMELKQTRGDSTDGPRSKPSLERRSSLPAPPPQTPTGSPADTPERSPAVVTRSKTFSAKTKPPVSRTASPAVKSSALSPLLKSSQGGSLGSVINSISAIKMDNLLSGPKIDVLKSGMKQAANVASKMWVAVATAYSYSDDEEEQGQSGGGFPARLDEHMLSGRDGEDGGPERGAVPVSVANGLNRSCASIGSSSGSSDTGRGTQHAHATPGRAGRAFDSEQGSSHHASSSSIFQSYALEVLMSSCSQCRSCEALVYDEEIMAGWTANDSNLNTNCPFCCAAFLPLLHVEFHDLRTLAGFYLNPSASGDSIHSSSGGHPTAPSDMKAQDHIDFPLEEPRETLDHSPGTHKSLTPEPAQSDPLGLVERQASAKRCSGTSLTRSNSVGGPLQGLDSPLRPGHGVSTASLPGSLHEASEAMASEKPNPKPVSVPYLSPLVLRKELETLLENEGDQVIYTHKFLSQHPIIFWNLVWYFRRLDLPTHLPGLILTSEHCNNGVQLPLTSLPQDSKQVYIQILWDNINIHQEAGDPLYLLWRTLLEKKETLAPTDHQEIRTLLNTIVRNIQTNDVYGPINLLIRESKRRPEDFKRQRSIYREILFLSLVALGRENIDVEAFDREYQLAYEELSAEQLKSLHPVDRPPAASVQCCLKSFGTPFI
- the dennd4c gene encoding DENN domain-containing protein 4C isoform X7, with the protein product MIKDKGHRVTDYFVVAGLTDKSAAPERDLSEAKSSGPEAPITDLAVINRSAGEAVPEGFTCIDSTHGGQPANLNHGSLKSPELFLCYKRSRGKPPLIDVGVLYEGKERLIQGCEVIQATPYGRCANINNSSAASQRIFVTFRRAPPVQPQNSLAVTDICVIVTSKGETPPHTFCKVDKNLNCGMWGSSVFVCYKKSVSASNSITYKAGLLFRYPEEDYESFPLSESVPLFCLPMGAKIECWAPNTLSPLPVFSTFVLTSSSGEKVYGSAIQFYEPYPVELLSEKQKIHLGLLTTVEKKMIPNRPLNTNKCICLLSRWPFFESFRKFLMFLYKLSVSGPHPLPIEKHISHFMHNVSFPSPQRPRILVQLSAHDTLILSQPVSTPLPLSGADYGTLLMNLGSENCATLLHFVLLESKILLHSLRPAVLTGVAEAVVAMIFPFQWQCPYIPLCPLSLAGVLNAPCPFIVGVDSRYFDLYDPPPDVVCVDLDTNKIYLSDEKKHNNWKNLPKKPCKSLVNSLSNLHQQLATVSVRQSASTDSAVDMTPIEADFTWHKKRTGLEMEIQEAFLRFMASILKGYRYYLKPITQAPSEKATAADSLYDLQGFLKSRDRAHHKFYSQLTKTQIFIRFIEECTFVSDKDTGLAFFDDCVEKVTLFPSYKITDKGGKVEGESSEDTRLLELDESQKSEHTVFVMPPEPPAEDGHEPHPRYTYKGFPRLKMELFDRPKELRPAISSRAAGASLASSPALLAKRTKQEIKLAYKLAKRFYADPQLWARCLFSHCYSLWFICLPAAVQLAESKSRAMQQAYNVLLKMRTTEVEVLDEVCYRVVMQLCGVWGLPVMAVRVLVEMKKAGVHPNAITYGYYNKAALESPWPSQNRSGLFMWTKLRNVLRGVAQFKQNQSSSGKKRTGGTSSDRLSHCSADSSGDVDAEEQPFARSRHAGDAEREHCHASGDVTESVGRAAAGAEPPCSVDPPSSVPSIVKLSAGSFDAGTESVKGKLFRRHSKADDVSLPDDDASTEADYAADRKQRKKPFAERSRSFSAETRAGMLSEKGGVDMAGQLGADARILTAALSAGQTANSTGGASRALFQDLEEEPEDIQSPILGKLPAEEEKGLEKDGGGGTPERKRSETNEDESGVRAVNLERADVEAGADPLSLLASESPESASANGREAARSAPPVVSRNLAEEIEMYMSLRSPLGAKSTSMELKQTRGDSTDGPRSKPSLERRSSLPAPPPQTPTGSPADTPERSPAVVTRSKTFSAKTKPPVSRTASPAVKSSALSPLLKSSQGGSLGSVINSISAIKMDNLLSGPKIDVLKSGMKQAANVASKMWVAVATAYSYSDDEEEQGQSGGGFPARLDEHMLSGRDGEDGGPERGAVPVSVANGLNRSCASIGSSSGSSDTGRGTQHAHATPGRAGRAFDSEQGSSHHASSSSIFQSYALEVLMSSCSQCRSCEALVYDEEIMAGWTANDSNLNTNCPFCCAAFLPLLHVEFHDLRTLAGFYLNPSASGDSIHSSSGGHPTAPSDMKAQDHIDFPLEEPRETLDHSPGTHKSLTPEPAQSDPLGLVERQASAKRCSGTSLTRSNSVGGPLQGLDSPLRPGHGVSTASLPGSLHEASEAMASEKPNPKPVSVPYLSPLVLRKELETLLENEGDQVIYTHKFLSQHPIIFWNLVWYFRRLDLPTHLPGLILTSEHCNNGVQLPLTSLPQDSKQVYIQILWDNINIHQEAGDPLYLLWRTLLEKKETLAPTDHQEIRTLLNTIVRNIQTNDVYGPINLLIRESKRRPEDFKRQRSIYREILFLSLVALGRENIDVEAFDREYQLAYEELSAEQLKSLHPVDRPPAASVQCCLKSFGTPFI
- the dennd4c gene encoding DENN domain-containing protein 4C isoform X2, with the translated sequence MIKDKGHRVTDYFVVAGLTDKSAAPERDLSEAKSSGPEAPITDLAVINRSAGEAVPEGFTCIDSTHGGQPANLNHGSLKSPELFLCYKRSRGKPPLIDVGVLYEGKERLIQGCEVIQATPYGRCANINNSSAASQRIFVTFRRAPPVQPQNSLAVTDICVIVTSKGETPPHTFCKVDKNLNCGMWGSSVFVCYKKSVSASNSITYKAGLLFRYPEEDYESFPLSESVPLFCLPMGAKIECWAPNTLSPLPVFSTFVLTSSSGEKVYGSAIQFYEPYPVELLSEKQKIHLGLLTTVEKKMIPNRPLNTNKCICLLSRWPFFESFRKFLMFLYKLSVSGPHPLPIEKHISHFMHNVSFPSPQRPRILVQLSAHDTLILSQPVSTPLPLSGADYGTLLMNLGSENCATLLHFVLLESKILLHSLRPAVLTGVAEAVVAMIFPFQWQCPYIPLCPLSLAGVLNAPCPFIVGVDSRYFDLYDPPPDVVCVDLDTNKIYLSDEKKHNNWKNLPKKPCKSLVNSLSNLHQQLATVSVRQSASTDSAVDMTPIEADFTWHKKRTGLEMEIQEAFLRFMASILKGYRYYLKPITQAPSEKATAADSLYDLQGFLKSRDRAHHKFYSQLTKTQIFIRFIEECTFVSDKDTGLAFFDDCVEKVTLFPSYKITDKGGKVEGESSEDTRLLELDESQKSEHTVFVMPPEPPAEDGHEPHPRYTYKGFPRLKMELFDRPKELRPAISSRAAGASLASSPALLAKRTKQEIKLAYKLAKRFYADPQLWARCLFSHCYSLWFICLPAAVQLAESKSRAMQQAYNVLLKMRTTEVEVLDEVCYRVVMQLCGVWGLPVMAVRVLVEMKKAGVHPNAITYGYYNKAALESPWPSQNRSGLFMWTKLRNVLRGVAQFKQNQSSSGKKRTGGTSSDRLSHCSADSSGDVDAEEQPFARSRHAGDAEREHCHASSQSDQGYGSKDELRQGMAEAPLSADLPNEKRRKARTQQIGGDVTESVGRAAAGAEPPCSVDPPSSVPSIVKLSAGSFDAGTESVKGKLFRRHSKADDVSLPDDDASTEADYAADRKQRKKPFAERSRSFSAETRAGMLSEKGGVDMAGQLGADARILTAALSAGQTANSTGGASRALFQDLEEEPEDIQSPILGKLPAEEEKGLEKDGGGGTPERKRSETNEDESGVRAVNLERADVEAGADPLSLLASESPESASANGREAARSAPPVVSRNLAEEIEMYMSLRSPLGAKSTSMELKQTRGDSTDGPRSKPSLERRSSLPAPPPQTPTGSPADTPERSPAVVTRSKTFSAKTKPPVSRTASPAVKSSALSPLLKSSQGGSLGSVINSISAIKMDNLLSGPKIDVLKSGMKQAANVASKMWVAVATAYSYSDDEEEQGQSGGGFPARLDEHMLSGRDGEDGGPERGAVPVSVANGLNRSCASIGSSSGSSDTGRGTQHAHATPGRAGRAFDSEQGSSHHASSSSIFQSYALEVLMSSCSQCRSCEALVYDEEIMAGWTANDSNLNTNCPFCCAAFLPLLHVEFHDLRTLAGFYLNPSASGDSIHSSSGGHPTAPSDMKAQDHIDFPLEEPRETLDHSPGTHKSLTPEPAQSDPLGLVERQASAKRCSGTSLTRSNSVGGPLQGLDSPLRPGHGVSTASLPGSLHEASEAMASEKPNPKPVSVPYLSPLVLRKELETLLENEGDQVIYTHKFLSQHPIIFWNLVWYFRRLDLPTHLPGLILTSEHCNNGVQLPLTSLPQDSKQVYIQILWDNINIHQEAGDPLYLLWRTLLEKKETLAPTDHQEIRTLLNTIVRNIQTNDVYGPINLLIRESKRRPEDFKRQRSIYREILFLSLVALGRENIDVEAFDREYQLAYEELSAEQLKSLHPVDRPPAASVQCCLKSFGTPFI
- the dennd4c gene encoding DENN domain-containing protein 4C isoform X6 — encoded protein: MIKDKGHRVTDYFVVAGLTDKSAAPERDLSEAKSSGPEAPITDLAVINRSAGEAVPEGFTCIDSTHGGQPANLNHGSLKSPELFLCYKRSRGKPPLIDVGVLYEGKERLIQGCEVIQATPYGRCANINNSSAASQRIFVTFRRAPPVQPQNSLAVTDICVIVTSKGETPPHTFCKVDKNLNCGMWGSSVFVCYKKSVSASNSITYKAGLLFRYPEEDYESFPLSESVPLFCLPMGAKIECWAPNTLSPLPVFSTFVLTSSSGEKVYGSAIQFYEPYPVELLSEKQKIHLGLLTTVEKKMIPNRPLNTNKCICLLSRWPFFESFRKFLMFLYKLSVSGPHPLPIEKHISHFMHNVSFPSPQRPRILVQLSAHDTLILSQPVSTPLPLSGADYGTLLMNLGSENCATLLHFVLLESKILLHSLRPAVLTGVAEAVVAMIFPFQWQCPYIPLCPLSLAGVLNAPCPFIVGVDSRYFDLYDPPPDVVCVDLDTNKIYLSDEKKHNNWKNLPKKPCKSLVNSLSNLHQQLATVSVRQSASTDSAVDMTPIEADFTWHKKRTGLEMEIQEAFLRFMASILKGYRYYLKPITQAPSEKATAADSLYDLQGFLKSRDRAHHKFYSQLTKTQIFIRFIEECTFVSDKDTGLAFFDDCVEKVTLFPSYKITDKGGKVEGESSEDTRLLELDESQKSEHTVFVMPPEPPAEDGHEPHPRYTYKGFPRLKMELFDRPKELRPAISSRAAGASLASSPALLAKRTKQEIKLAYKLAKRFYADPQLWARCLFSHCYSLWFICLPAAVQLAESKSRAMQQAYNVLLKMRTTEVEVLDEVCYRVVMQLCGVWGLPVMAVRVLVEMKKAGVHPNAITYGYYNKAALESPWPSQNRSGLFMWTKLRNVLRGVAQFKQNQSSSGKKRTGGTSSDRLSHCSADSSGDVDAEEQPFARSRHAGDAEREHCHATGGDVTESVGRAAAGAEPPCSVDPPSSVPSIVKLSAGSFDAGTESVKGKLFRRHSKADDVSLPDDDASTEADYAADRKQRKKPFAERSRSFSAETRAGMLSEKGGVDMAGQLGADARILTAALSAGQTANSTGGASRALFQDLEEEPEDIQSPILGKLPAEEEKGLEKDGGGGTPERKRSETNEDESGVRAVNLERADVEAGADPLSLLASESPESASANGREAARSAPPVVSRNLAEEIEMYMSLRSPLGAKSTSMELKQTRGDSTDGPRSKPSLERRSSLPAPPPQTPTGSPADTPERSPAVVTRSKTFSAKTKPPVSRTASPAVKSSALSPLLKSSQGGSLGSVINSISAIKMDNLLSGPKIDVLKSGMKQAANVASKMWVAVATAYSYSDDEEEQGQSGGGFPARLDEHMLSGRDGEDGGPERGAVPVSVANGLNRSCASIGSSSGSSDTGRGTQHAHATPGRAGRAFDSEQGSSHHASSSSIFQSYALEVLMSSCSQCRSCEALVYDEEIMAGWTANDSNLNTNCPFCCAAFLPLLHVEFHDLRTLAGFYLNPSASGDSIHSSSGGHPTAPSDMKAQDHIDFPLEEPRETLDHSPGTHKSLTPEPAQSDPLGLVERQASAKRCSGTSLTRSNSVGGPLQGLDSPLRPGHGVSTASLPGSLHEASEAMASEKPNPKPVSVPYLSPLVLRKELETLLENEGDQVIYTHKFLSQHPIIFWNLVWYFRRLDLPTHLPGLILTSEHCNNGVQLPLTSLPQDSKQVYIQILWDNINIHQEAGDPLYLLWRTLLEKKETLAPTDHQEIRTLLNTIVRNIQTNDVYGPINLLIRESKRRPEDFKRQRSIYREILFLSLVALGRENIDVEAFDREYQLAYEELSAEQLKSLHPVDRPPAASVQCCLKSFGTPFI